The following coding sequences are from one Archocentrus centrarchus isolate MPI-CPG fArcCen1 chromosome 4, fArcCen1, whole genome shotgun sequence window:
- the ntmt2 gene encoding N-terminal Xaa-Pro-Lys N-methyltransferase 2 has translation MEITLEDDNSSSSLNFEYKGAHQAFRDRWKETDDTMCRHSMSFHLHHTLRSEFFASYLYLLEKTPLVKLFPVTCEYIKGEKQFYYRAQKFYEDVPASEEGMMGDFVEISNVDLEGSRQFLKQFVGPGKADTHCALDCGSGIGRVAKGVLLPIFEKLEMADMMEHFLLHAHEEYLGDDADRIETYYCYNLQDFTPPKNKYDVIWMQWVACHLTDKDLMNFLFRCKKSLRPNGVIIMKDNMARQGCKLDPIDSSISRHLDIMKIIIAKAGLEVLAVERQGGFPEIVMPIWMIAMK, from the exons ATGGAGATTACACTTGAAGATGACAATAGCAGCTCCTCACTAAACTTTGAGTACAAGGGTGCTCACCAGGCGTTCAGGGATCGCTGGAAAGAGACAGATGACACTATGTGTCGCCACAGCATGTCCTTTCACCTCCACCACACACTGAGGAGTGAGTTCTTTGCCAGTTACCTGTACTTGCTAGAGAAGACTCCTCTGG TGAAGCTGTTTCCAGTCACCTGTGAGTACATCAAAGGAGAAAAACAGTTCTACTACAGAGCTCAGAAGTTCTATGAGGATGTCCCTGCCTCAGAGGAGGGCATGATGGGAGATTTTGTAGAGATATCCAATGTTGATCTGGAAGGTTCTCGTCAGTTTTTGAAGCAGTTTGTG GGCCCTGGTaaagcagacacacactgtgctCTGGATTGTGGATCTGGGATTGGGCGAGTAGCCAAAGGCGTCCTCCTTCCCATCTTTGAGAAATTGGAGATGGCAGATATGATGGAGCACTTCCTGCTCCATGCACACGAGGAGTATTTGGGTGATGATGCTGACCGCATTGAGACCTACTACTGTTACAATCTGCAAGATTTTACGCCTCCAAAAAACAAGTATGATGTCATATGGATGCAATGGGTGGCAT GCCACCTAACAGACAAGGACCTAATGAACTTCTTGTTTCGCTGCAAAAAGAGTCTGCGTCCAAATGGTGTTATTATAATGAAGGACAATATGGCTAGGCAAGGCTGCAAGCTGGATCCCATTGATAGCAGCATTAGCCGCCACCTGGACATCATGAAGATCATCATTGCCAAGGCTGGATTGGAGGTCTTGGCTGTTGAGAGGCAGGGAGGCTTCCCTGAGATCGTCATGCCCATTTGGATGATTGCTATGAAGTAG